The region AATTGTAATTGTTGATACAAAACTTGAAGTTTTTGTTAATGCAAAAGGTGAATGGATTTTAGGTGATGAGATTTTAACTCCTGAAAGTTCAAGATTTATTACAAAAGAAAACTTTGATAAAGCAAATTATATCTCTATGGATAAACAAATTCTTAGAAACTTTGCAAAAGAGAATAACTGGAAAGAAAAAGCAAAAGACTTAAAACCTGGAGAAAAACTTGATGTTGAAGTTCCAGATTCAATTAAATCTGAAATCTTAAAAGGTTATAGTACTATCCAAGATAGTTTAAGTAAATAGTTTTAAACAAAGCAGCTTTGCTTTGTTTATAAAAATTGATAATAAGAGAAAATTAGATATAATCGCAAAAATATAAATTGAAGGTGATAAATGAAAGCAATTGTAAATGTAGCATTAAAACAAGGTGTTTTAGATGATCAAGGTAAAGCAACTCATCATGCATTAGACACATTAGGTTTTAAAGAAGTTGTGAAAGATGTTAGAATTGGTAAACAAATTATTATGGAGTTAAACTCTTCAAGTGAAGCTGAAGCTAAAGAAGAAGTTACAAATATGTGTGAGAAACTTCTTGCAAACACTGTAATTGAAGATTACGAAATAGAAATAATAGGTTAATATCATGAATGTAACTGTATTACAATTTCCTGGTACTAATTGTGAGTATGATACAAAATATGCTTTCGAAAGATTAGGATGTGATGTAACAATTGTTTGGCATAAAGATAAACAAATACCTGAAAATACTGAATTACTAGTTATTCCTGGTGGATTTTCTTATGGGGATTATTTAAGAAGTGGTGCTATTGCTAGATTTGCAAATATTATGGATTCTGTTCAAGCTTATGCTGCAAAAGGTGGAAAAGTTTTAGGTATTTGTAATGGATTTCAAATTCTTTTAGAAGCAGGTTTATTACCTGGAGCTATGAAAAGAAACAACACTTTACATTTTATCTCAAAATTTAAAAACTTAAAAGTTATAAACAATGACAATATCTTTTTATCTAAATTAAAAAAAGATCAAGTTGTAAATATTCCTGTAGCTCACCATGATGGTAACTACTTTATTGATGAAGCAGGATTAAAAGAGTTAGAAGAGAATAATCAAATCCTTTTAAGATATTGTGATGAGGCTGGAAATATAGAATCTCTTAATGGTTCAGTTTCTCATATTGCAGGGATCTGTAACAAAGATAAAAATGTATTTGGTCTTATGCCTCATCCAGAAAGAGCAATGGAAGAACTATTAGGTTGTGCTGATGGTGAAGATATGCTAAGAGGATTCTTGAAATAGTGAAAAAAATATTAATATCTCTTCTGTTATTCTCAATATATCTATTTGCAAATGAATTTACGAGTGTAGAAAATTCTGCATTTGGAGATAATACACAAGAAGAGGTCTTAATGGAAGAGCCTCAAAACTCTTTTGTTCCAAAAAATTTATATTTGTCTTATATAAATCATCCTACACATATTTATAAAAATCAACGTTTTGAAATAAAAGTAAAAGCATTGATTACAAGAAATAATTTTGATACTATAAAAACAAATTTTGTAAATGATATTAGTATGACACCTTTAAATGAAGGTAAACAATGGGAACAAGACCCTGAAAATCCTAACACTTTTATAAATACATTTTATTTTAAAGCTTATGAAGAAAATTTCAAGTTACCAGATATTGCTGTATCTTTATATGATGGAGAACAATTAGTTGAGACAAGAGTCTTACCTTCTATGGAGATAAGTTTTTCCCAAATTGCTAAAGGTGATGAAAAATTTACAAATGTAATTGCAAAAGATTTTAAGTTAGTTGCATCAAAATCAAAACAGTATACAAACAAAGAAGCTTTAACTATATTAGATATTGAAGCTTTTGAATCTAACCTTGAAGATTTTAATATCCAAGATATAGATGATCAAGGTTTTACATTAATTGAAGATGAATATCCCAAACAACATATTATATATTATGTAGTTATCCCTATTCACAAAAAAGATATTACCTTTACATACTATAATACAACAATCAATAAACTACAAACAGTAAAAGTTCCAGTTGTATTTACAGAAGAGTTAGTAAGTACACAAACAGATTTAAATCCAAATAACTCAAGCTTTGAATTTTATAAAAAAGTGTTTGTAGGTGTATTAGCATTATTGTTTTTAATTCTTTTTATTTGGAAAAGAAAATATTATATATTAGTACTGTTTTTAATCACAACAATAGTTTTCATAGTTTTTGCAATGCCAAATAAAACTGTAAGACTTAAAGCAAATAGTGTTATTTATATTTTACCAACAAAAAACTCAACAATATTTAGAAAAGTCTCTTCTGAAATGATAGTTGAAAATATGAAAAAAAGAAATGGTTTTATAAAAGTTATGTTTAAAAGTGGAAATGAAAACTATATTGGATGGGTGAAAGAAGAAGATGTTATCAAGAATTAGAGGTTTTATAGTATTAATACAATTTTCAATTACTGTAGGTATAGTAATTGTTTTAATGTATACATTTAGAAATCATACTCATAAAGTTATAAAAGGTTGGATGAAAATCCAAATGTATCTTTTAGGAATAAAGTTAGAGCAAGTTGGAAAACTAGATGAATCTTGTGATATGGTAGTTTTAAACCATCAAAGTTTGTTAGATATTATAGTTATGGAATATATTCATCCAAGAAATTTAGCTTGGATTGCAAAAAAAGAGATTACAGATTTAGTCTTTTTTGGACATATTATTAAAGCACCAAGAATGATATCTGTAGATAGAGAAGATAAAGCAGGTGTTATTAAACTTTTAAAAGATTGTAAAGATAGATTATCTCAAGGAAGACCAATAGCAGTTTTTCCAGAAGGTACTAGAAGTACAGGTAAAAGAATGTTGTCATTTAAACCAGGTGCTAAAATGATTGCAAATAAATTCAACTTAAAAGTTCAACCAGCAATTATTATAAATACTAGAGAGATACTAGATTCTAAAAGTTTAAAACAAAAACCAGGAAAAGTAAAAGTAATCTATTTGGATCCAGTACAAGCCGATAAAAAAACAGATTGGTTTGAAAAACTAGAAGAGGATATGAATAGAGTTTTTAACGAAGAGAAAGATAGTTAATGGCTATCTCTTGGCAA is a window of Halarcobacter sp. DNA encoding:
- the purS gene encoding phosphoribosylformylglycinamidine synthase subunit PurS; its protein translation is MKAIVNVALKQGVLDDQGKATHHALDTLGFKEVVKDVRIGKQIIMELNSSSEAEAKEEVTNMCEKLLANTVIEDYEIEIIG
- the purQ gene encoding phosphoribosylformylglycinamidine synthase I produces the protein MNVTVLQFPGTNCEYDTKYAFERLGCDVTIVWHKDKQIPENTELLVIPGGFSYGDYLRSGAIARFANIMDSVQAYAAKGGKVLGICNGFQILLEAGLLPGAMKRNNTLHFISKFKNLKVINNDNIFLSKLKKDQVVNIPVAHHDGNYFIDEAGLKELEENNQILLRYCDEAGNIESLNGSVSHIAGICNKDKNVFGLMPHPERAMEELLGCADGEDMLRGFLK
- a CDS encoding lysophospholipid acyltransferase family protein encodes the protein MLSRIRGFIVLIQFSITVGIVIVLMYTFRNHTHKVIKGWMKIQMYLLGIKLEQVGKLDESCDMVVLNHQSLLDIIVMEYIHPRNLAWIAKKEITDLVFFGHIIKAPRMISVDREDKAGVIKLLKDCKDRLSQGRPIAVFPEGTRSTGKRMLSFKPGAKMIANKFNLKVQPAIIINTREILDSKSLKQKPGKVKVIYLDPVQADKKTDWFEKLEEDMNRVFNEEKDS